AATGAGTCGAAGTTTCTAAAGCAGCCATCTGTAATTCAGTGCGATCGCCGCCTGTAACAACCGCCATATTTTCTCTTTGACGAAAATATCCTAAAGCCGAATTAACGTTCATTGCGCCAATACTAAGGCTTTCTACCATCCAATCTAAATGCTCTGAACAACATAAAACTTCTGCATTAAGTCGAGTTGCTATTTCTCTAACGCTGACGCTGTTTAAAATTCGGTCTTGGGGAATCATGCCTAAAACTGGAATATCTTGGTTTTCTAGGTAAGGCTTGATTGTTTCAGTGGCGGTAACTAATTCTGCTAGAGGAATATCGTTGATGACTATTCCCAAAAGGCGATCGCCCAAAAACTTTTTCGCTGACAAAAAATTACCTACCAACAGTTGAGGATGATAGCGAGCTACTAATAAAATTGAAGCATCAATTAATTCAGCAATTTCTGGTACTGAAAGGTTAAAAATACTACCTTCCCAAAGATTGCTAGGTCCTTCCAAAAAAATTAGCTCCCCGTCAATCTGGTTGACATAATCTCGCAGTGCTTCAGCATAATTTTGACGATCATTTCCCTGCAAACGCCGAGCGATCAGATTACGATCGATAGATAGTAAAGGCGGTCTAGCTTGGTTTGCTGACAATCCCAAGGTATTTGCTAAAAACTCGGTATCTTTCGTAGGCTCTGTCTCTTTAGAACGTCCTTGAAGATCGGTTGCTAAAGGCTGTCCATAACCAATCGATATTTCTTTTTCTTTTGCTAAATAGCCTAAGCCCAAAATTGTTGCCGATTTTCCGCAATAAGCTTCCGTAGAGGCTATCAGAAGATGTTTAGCAGATGTAGCCACGCCCTCACTCCTTGTTGATGTTGTTTATTTGGTTTTATTCAAAACGCAATAGTTTTCGATAAAAACTCCTAGGAAAGTCTGTTATGTTAGAACCTTTAAAATTTATGATGACATCAATTAAGTAATCAATAAACTCTGAGTTTGACAAAGTTACTTCATAACTTAATTCAGCTTGCCCATCAAATTGTAAACGACAACGAGTTAACTCTGATGGTAATTTAGATACATACCAGCTAGCAACAAAGGGAATGCTTTCCCCGCCTTCAATTTGTCGTTCTCCTTCTAAGGATGCGTGGCGGTATAAAGCGATCGCTTGAGGTAGCCAACTGTGTTTGTTTTTTGAATAATAAGGTACATAAATAATTACATCTGCTCTTCCCGCAGGTTTAAGTTCTTCAATAGTAGACATAGATAAAAATCAATTATCGTTACAGTTCAATTTCAAAGACTTTCTACTTTATAACATCAGTTTTTTCAGACCACCTGTGGTTGTAGAAACTAGGAATGTAAAAATAATGAGACTATTGACTCAAAGAAGGCTGTGTGGCTAAGTCTAAAAACCAAAAAAAGGCTCTCCAGATACCTGGAGAGCCTTTTTTTTATAAGGTAAAAGTTTCTAAGCGTTGATAGCAGGAGCGCTCAAAGCTACAGGAGCTTGTTCGCCACTGGCTAAATCCAAGGGGAAGTTGTGTGCATT
This is a stretch of genomic DNA from Coleofasciculaceae cyanobacterium. It encodes these proteins:
- a CDS encoding phosphotransacetylase family protein, which encodes MATSAKHLLIASTEAYCGKSATILGLGYLAKEKEISIGYGQPLATDLQGRSKETEPTKDTEFLANTLGLSANQARPPLLSIDRNLIARRLQGNDRQNYAEALRDYVNQIDGELIFLEGPSNLWEGSIFNLSVPEIAELIDASILLVARYHPQLLVGNFLSAKKFLGDRLLGIVINDIPLAELVTATETIKPYLENQDIPVLGMIPQDRILNSVSVREIATRLNAEVLCCSEHLDWMVESLSIGAMNVNSALGYFRQRENMAVVTGGDRTELQMAALETSTHCLILTGRIPPKELIIERAESLDIPVLSVDTDTLTTVEVVDSAFGKVPIQEAIKVEQIKRLMKQHFDIDRLIKHFGLEVAKSI
- the ebsA gene encoding type IV pilus biogenesis protein EbsA yields the protein MSTIEELKPAGRADVIIYVPYYSKNKHSWLPQAIALYRHASLEGERQIEGGESIPFVASWYVSKLPSELTRCRLQFDGQAELSYEVTLSNSEFIDYLIDVIINFKGSNITDFPRSFYRKLLRFE